In the Flavobacteriales bacterium genome, TGATGTCCGCATACACGTCGTTGAGCAGTTCGAAGTAGCGGACATGGCCCAGCTTCTCGGCGATGGCCGTGCTGCTCCGCATATCGAGGAACATGAAGATCCGCAGTTCCTGGTGGGGCTTGTCGTAGCGCCCGGCGAGGTAGTTGAAGGCACCGCTGCCATACTGGTCGGTGAGGCGCACGGCCAGCATGGTGGCGGCCATGAGCAGCGTCCAGTAGAGGTATTGCCCCAGGAATGCAAGGGAGAGGATGTCGCTGGGCCGGGGCGGATCGGCGAGCGCGTTCCACGCGGTGCGGACGCCGGCCAGGGCGATGAACACCAGCAGGGCCATGATGCCGACGGCGGGGAGGTAGGCCAGGTGCCGCAGGCGGTCGCGCAGCAGGAAGATGTAGATCCCGCCTCCGAGCAGTCCGCCGAGCAGTGCCCGCCACACATGCTGGCCGAGCTCTTCGGAGACGCCGGCTGGCACCCCGTATTCCCGCAGGACGGCCGTCTCCACAAAGGCCGCCACGACCCCCACCGCGATCCACGCCGCGGTGATGCGCAGCACACGCCGGCTGCGCAGTGCGGTGCGGCCGATGGTGTTGGTGGACCTGGGCATGCGGGGCAAAGGTAGACCGGGGCGGAGGGGCCTCACGCGGCGGAGCGACGCTCGCGGGGGCGCTCGAACAGGTAGTACCACAGCACGCAGCACATGCCCACGGCGAACAGGGCGATGGCGTGCGTCCGCAGCCGGTCCCCGAAAAAAAACTCGCCCACCATCCACGTGCTGTTGGCACCGATCCAGAACACGGTCGCCAGGGCGTGCGCGCGTTCGTAGGCCTCGTGCCGGTGCTTCCAGGCGATGAAAATGGCGACGGCGATGGTCGGTGCGACCATGGCGGTGGCGGGCAGGGCGAGGTCCATGGCCCAGCACATGTCCTTCACCAACCAGAGGACGATGTGGAAGTTCTCGCCCGAGCGGACATCGAGCAGTGGTCGGGCCATGGCGCAGGGCTTTTCAACAGGCGGCAAAGCTCGTGGAAGGAAGGCAGACGGCAGATACCTTTCGGGCCGTGGAACGGGGAGGTCGCACCGCGGAGCGCGGAACCTGGGAGCCTGGGCACCTGCCCAACCTGACGGCGCGCCGCCTGCGGTCCATGATGCTGCTGGTGATGCTCCTGACCGGCCTCGCGGCGCAGGCGCAGCGCGAGCGCTTCTATATCCGGCTGTACGGCCTGGTCACGGAGTATTTCACCGGCGATCCGGAGAAAGGGGTGCTGGTGCGCGTGCTTCGGGACAGCGTGCCGCTGGATGAAACGGTCACCCGGAGCAACGGGACCTACGAGTTCCTGCTCGACCGCGGTGCCATCTACACGGTGTGGTTCTCACGCAAGGACCTGGTGACGAAGCATGTGCGCATCGACGCGCGCGAGATCCCGGTGTTCCCCGATGTACCGTTCTATGAGATGGATGTCCAGATGACCATGATC is a window encoding:
- a CDS encoding adenylate/guanylate cyclase domain-containing protein, which gives rise to MPRSTNTIGRTALRSRRVLRITAAWIAVGVVAAFVETAVLREYGVPAGVSEELGQHVWRALLGGLLGGGIYIFLLRDRLRHLAYLPAVGIMALLVFIALAGVRTAWNALADPPRPSDILSLAFLGQYLYWTLLMAATMLAVRLTDQYGSGAFNYLAGRYDKPHQELRIFMFLDMRSSTAIAEKLGHVRYFELLNDVYADITDPLVYTGGEVYQYVGDEVSVSWPLRKGLKDHRCIRCFFGIQRKLAERADHYRQRFGLVPQFKAGFHYGEVTTGEVGLVKKERIFSGDVVNTAARIQNSCNTYGVEILLSKDLLDVLRLPENMYEARPIGEITLRGKREEVSLWTLTRIEQASGTRRLAANAQAQ